Within the Chromobacterium paludis genome, the region AGTGCGGAAGCGCTGTTCCAGCGGCAGCTCCCGCGGCAGCGGCGGCACCGGGGCGTGCCGAAAGGCCAGCCTGGCATGGTGTTGCAGCACCGCCAGATACAGGCCCTCTTTGCCGCCGAAATGGTAGTTGATGGCCGACAGGCGCACGCCCGCCAGCGCGGCGATGTCCTTGACCCGCGCGGCCTTGCAGCCATCGGCCAGGAAGACCTCGGTGGCGGCACTGAGCAGGGCCTGCCGGGTTTCATCGCCGGTGGCGTGCTTGGGAGATGGCGTCTCTGGCTGGAACATAATGGGCTGGCTCGATATTTGGAAAATATTTTCCAAATTATCTGGAAATTTTTTTCCAATTGCAAGCAAACCGTGACGGCGCTTCAAATCAAAGGGACAAGACGCGCGATGCGCCACGATGCGGGTGGGGAAGGATTCAGCGCCGGCGCGGGCCAGATGGCGCGACGCGGGGCCGGGGGTTTTGTTGGCGGGTCTTAGTGAAACGGCGCCAGCAGCCTGCGCACTTCCTGCCTGCCGGCATAGGAGTCGCAGGCCAGGCGCAAGCGCAGCATGGTGGAGGAGTCGCGCGACAGCGCGCTAGCGCGCGAGACATAGATGGCCAGCGGCTGCTCGCTGAACAGCCATTCGCCCACCTGCCGCTCCTCCAGGCCAGCCTCGTCCAGCACATTGCCGCAGCCGGGGCGGACGCAGACCGTGGCGTCCAGCCGCCCCGCCGCCAGCATGCGCACACCTTGGCTCATGTCGCTGATCAGCACCTGCTTGTGCGGCACGGCGCGGTCGAACGCCTCCAGTGTCCGGCTGCCGCGCAATTCGCCTATGCTCATGCCGGCGAAGCTGGCCGCGTTGTCGTGCCGGCGTCCCGCGCCGCGCCCATACAGCAAGGACACCTTGAGCGAGCCTATGGTGCAGACGGCGATGCCGTAACGGTCGCGCTCAGGCGTGGGAATGCCCAGATTGATGGCGTTTTCGCCGCTGCGCATGCCGTCTATCACGCGCAGATACGGCCAGGCGCGGGCATCCACGGTGAAGCCGGCCCGCTCGGCCAGAAAGCGGATGAAGTCCGGCCCCACTCCGCGGTCGGTGTCGAGTATGCCCCAGGGCTCCACCGCCAGCGTGTAGGACTGGTAATGCGGCGGCTGGGCCATGCCGGCCGCCGCCGCCAGGGTCAGGATCGCGCCGGCAGTCAGCCGCATCGCCGCGCCCCCTATACCCGGAAGCGGGAGACGGTGGCGTGCAGCTCCTCCGCCAGCGCGTTCAAGCGTTGCGCGGCACCGGAAGTGGAGTCGGCGGCGTCGCTGCTTTCCTCGGAAATCTGCGCGATGCGCTCCAGTTGCTGGGCTATCGTCGTGCTGGCGTCGGCCTGCTCGGCGATAGCCGCCGCGATCTCCCCGACCAAGGCCACCGCCTCGGCCGAGCGGCTGCTGATCTCGGTGATGGTTTCGCCGGCTCGATTGGCCGATTGCTCGCAGCCCTGCACGCCGCTCACCACCTCGTCCATCCGCCGCACCGCGTTCATCGCCTCCTGCTGCATCGCCTGAATCATGCCGTCTATCTCCAGCGTGGCCTGGGCCGTGCGCTCCGCCAGTTTGCGCACCTCGTCCGCCACCACGGCGAAGCCGCGGCCGGTTTCGCCGGCGCGCGCCGCTTCGATGGAGGCGTTCAGCGCCAATAGGTTGGTCTGTTCGGCCACGCCCTTGATCACTTCGGTCACCCGGCCTATCGCCGCCACCTGATCGCGCAGCGTGTCCACCGTGCCGGCCGCCTCGCGCACGGCGTCGACCGAGGTCTGAATCTGCCCCACCGTGCGCAGTATCACCTGCTCGCCGGACGCGGCCAGTTGCCCGGAGTCGCTGCTGAGCCGGCTCGCCTCCTGCGCGCGGTCCCGCACATGGGCGATGCTGACCGTCAATTGCTCGACCGAGGCCGCCATGCTGGAGCAGGCCTGGGACGACGTCGCCGCGCTGTCCGCCAGCTCGTCCGCCGTTTCGCGCATGCCGCGGGCGGATTCCGCCACGCCGCCGACCGCGCCGCCCACCTCCACGAAACTGTCTTGCAGCGTTTGCAGCAAGGAATCCAGCGCCTGCAGCGCGTCGGCGATCTCATCCCGCCCCGCCGGCTGGGTGCGGCGCGTGAAGTCCAGCTCGCGCGCCACCTTGGCCAACGCGTCGCGCGCGCCGTCCAAAGGCACGGTGATGGAGCGCTGCAGCAGATAGCCGACGGCCAACAACACCAGCGCGCCCAGCGCGATCACCGTCAGCATCTGCCGCCACGCCGCCGCGTAATCCTGCTCCGCGCCCGCGCGCCCCGCGCTCGCGTCGTCGCGGCTGCTCTTGACCATATCGTCCACCAGCGCGCCCATGGAGCTGGCCGCGCCGTTGATCTTGGGGTTGTACACCGGCGGAGGATG harbors:
- a CDS encoding substrate-binding periplasmic protein, which encodes MRLTAGAILTLAAAAGMAQPPHYQSYTLAVEPWGILDTDRGVGPDFIRFLAERAGFTVDARAWPYLRVIDGMRSGENAINLGIPTPERDRYGIAVCTIGSLKVSLLYGRGAGRRHDNAASFAGMSIGELRGSRTLEAFDRAVPHKQVLISDMSQGVRMLAAGRLDATVCVRPGCGNVLDEAGLEERQVGEWLFSEQPLAIYVSRASALSRDSSTMLRLRLACDSYAGRQEVRRLLAPFH
- a CDS encoding methyl-accepting chemotaxis protein, with product MAWRLTVGRRIAVLIILSIVSFVLLGAISLSRLSAVQQQLRKLDEVSLAEVDISRSLSAELTGMRLETVRHIASRNPDVKRAAEQLIRKHRENLDQLLTAYHKLPLPPEQQQKAEQFQSTLAEYIDAITPLLAASLADPEHPPPVYNPKINGAASSMGALVDDMVKSSRDDASAGRAGAEQDYAAAWRQMLTVIALGALVLLAVGYLLQRSITVPLDGARDALAKVARELDFTRRTQPAGRDEIADALQALDSLLQTLQDSFVEVGGAVGGVAESARGMRETADELADSAATSSQACSSMAASVEQLTVSIAHVRDRAQEASRLSSDSGQLAASGEQVILRTVGQIQTSVDAVREAAGTVDTLRDQVAAIGRVTEVIKGVAEQTNLLALNASIEAARAGETGRGFAVVADEVRKLAERTAQATLEIDGMIQAMQQEAMNAVRRMDEVVSGVQGCEQSANRAGETITEISSRSAEAVALVGEIAAAIAEQADASTTIAQQLERIAQISEESSDAADSTSGAAQRLNALAEELHATVSRFRV